The following proteins are co-located in the Polystyrenella longa genome:
- a CDS encoding RraA family protein — translation MAVTPALSSEVLAALEKYDTPTVCNVIELFNVRPRNEGFMNDSIKSCFPKLKPMVGFALTSTFRSQKPPRGGDVYASIDKQLSAFEDIPGPPVIIFQDIDEPTAAATFGEVMCTTYKEFGSKGLITSGTGRDLDQVEAIDFPCFTAGTTCAHGYCHIVSVNVPVSVGGITVFPAELLHGDCNGVTTIPLEIASEVPDACKALMKAEDIILDYCRQEQKTVAGFTEARKACGDEIAKLGKRLRGES, via the coding sequence ATGGCCGTCACCCCTGCTCTCTCTTCCGAAGTTCTCGCCGCGTTAGAAAAGTATGACACACCAACGGTCTGCAATGTCATTGAGTTATTCAATGTCCGCCCGCGTAATGAAGGTTTCATGAATGACTCGATTAAGTCGTGCTTTCCCAAACTGAAGCCAATGGTCGGATTCGCGCTGACTTCCACCTTTCGTTCGCAGAAACCACCACGCGGGGGAGATGTTTACGCCAGCATCGACAAACAATTGTCTGCATTCGAAGATATCCCCGGACCACCCGTGATCATCTTTCAAGACATTGATGAACCAACAGCCGCCGCGACCTTCGGCGAAGTCATGTGCACGACCTACAAAGAATTTGGTTCCAAAGGCCTGATTACATCGGGAACAGGACGCGACCTTGATCAGGTTGAAGCAATCGACTTCCCCTGCTTCACTGCTGGTACGACCTGTGCTCATGGTTACTGTCATATCGTTTCTGTGAATGTTCCCGTTTCCGTCGGTGGAATCACTGTGTTCCCTGCAGAGTTACTCCACGGTGATTGTAACGGCGTTACGACAATCCCTCTGGAGATTGCCTCGGAAGTCCCTGACGCCTGTAAAGCGTTGATGAAAGCCGAAGACATCATTCTCGATTACTGTCGCCAGGAACAAAAAACAGTCGCCGGATTCACCGAAGCTCGTAAAGCGTGCGGCGACGAAATAGCCAAACTGGGTAAACGTCTTCGCGGCGAATCTTAA
- a CDS encoding DUF309 domain-containing protein encodes MYQVEGEIQRLLPTVQLPSYTYVPGTTTPHPIRDPKGHNFGRRGRPSMGLTADNWAENRVFLLAIDYFNQGYYWEANDEWERLWRVSGPDTPVGHFLKGLVKLAAAGVKVRENSIHGVRRHAASAGEVFADVAAEINQDHMCGLEFVMLQFAADRAAQLTYRDDYPDGEPIRVFPFALQPEPMPFS; translated from the coding sequence ATGTACCAGGTTGAAGGTGAAATTCAACGACTCTTACCGACAGTACAACTTCCTAGTTACACCTACGTACCCGGAACGACCACTCCCCACCCTATCCGCGATCCCAAAGGCCATAACTTCGGTCGTCGCGGTCGTCCTTCCATGGGACTGACTGCCGACAACTGGGCGGAGAATCGCGTCTTCCTGCTGGCGATCGATTATTTTAATCAAGGTTACTACTGGGAAGCGAATGACGAATGGGAACGCCTGTGGCGCGTTTCCGGCCCAGACACACCTGTCGGTCACTTCCTCAAAGGCTTGGTTAAACTGGCTGCCGCCGGTGTTAAAGTTCGCGAGAACAGTATTCATGGTGTTCGCCGACATGCGGCCTCGGCCGGTGAAGTCTTCGCGGACGTCGCCGCTGAGATTAACCAGGATCATATGTGCGGACTCGAATTTGTCATGCTGCAATTTGCTGCTGACCGTGCCGCCCAATTAACCTACCGTGACGACTATCCCGATGGGGAGCCGATTCGGGTCTTCCCCTTCGCCCTGCAACCCGAACCGATGCCATTCTCGTAA
- a CDS encoding MFS transporter yields MLRSFPSRYRPAICLESVYNFGLGPYVALTALSTVVLKSILEGNEFHLAFIGAVAGGSSLLSPVVTWLERYVSNKTLVVFPCLAMTVLLWLTPLTQNSATTFVVLMSGLYLLQAAPRVAEMNMFQFVYPAELRSLAVGWLKSIAGVCALVITLIAYTWFSRFPNYYWIVFCLVGFILLLAAIAYAFIPVRYPERRVHDDDSNLWKEIRHNLSIILRDRRFVWFQTGFAVAGFANHMSLIFVAEILQEKVLAQGATLATLADFFRTYGGGYLDITEQKINVIIVGLIIAVIPSVLEFTTAPLWGRWMTTKNPIESRLVVVLMQLVGFICFAIGGMTLNLIWFLIGISICSVAVAGGLINWLTGSLYFAPVQYVSLYNSTNLTLTGIRGLIAPLVGGYLLSDQGLHLEHNIFWVGAGLLLIASLILGSQIIYDRGRGIQ; encoded by the coding sequence ATGCTACGGTCATTCCCATCCCGGTATCGTCCGGCGATCTGTCTGGAGTCCGTATATAACTTTGGCCTAGGTCCGTACGTTGCATTGACCGCTCTGTCGACGGTGGTCCTGAAGTCGATTCTTGAAGGCAATGAATTTCATCTGGCTTTCATTGGAGCCGTGGCAGGAGGAAGTAGTCTACTCAGTCCGGTCGTCACTTGGCTCGAACGATACGTAAGTAATAAAACACTCGTCGTCTTTCCCTGTCTGGCAATGACGGTCCTGCTCTGGCTGACTCCGCTGACACAGAATTCCGCGACCACCTTTGTTGTTTTGATGAGTGGCCTGTATCTTCTCCAGGCGGCACCGCGCGTCGCCGAGATGAACATGTTCCAGTTCGTCTATCCTGCAGAATTGCGTTCGCTGGCAGTCGGATGGTTGAAATCGATTGCGGGCGTTTGTGCCTTGGTGATCACGTTGATTGCGTACACCTGGTTCAGCCGGTTTCCAAATTACTACTGGATTGTCTTCTGCCTTGTTGGGTTTATTCTTCTACTGGCGGCGATTGCTTACGCCTTCATTCCAGTGAGGTATCCCGAACGTCGTGTGCACGATGACGATTCGAATTTGTGGAAAGAGATTCGACATAACCTCTCGATCATCCTCCGCGATCGAAGATTCGTCTGGTTCCAGACCGGCTTTGCTGTAGCTGGTTTTGCAAACCATATGAGCCTGATTTTCGTCGCGGAAATCCTACAGGAGAAAGTTCTTGCTCAAGGGGCCACCTTGGCGACTCTGGCTGATTTTTTCCGCACTTATGGAGGTGGATACCTCGACATTACCGAACAGAAAATCAATGTGATTATCGTCGGGCTAATCATCGCCGTGATTCCATCTGTGTTGGAATTCACCACTGCTCCTTTGTGGGGGCGATGGATGACAACGAAAAATCCGATTGAAAGCCGACTGGTCGTCGTATTAATGCAACTCGTCGGTTTTATCTGCTTCGCCATCGGCGGGATGACGCTGAACTTAATCTGGTTCCTGATCGGAATCTCGATCTGTTCCGTCGCTGTCGCAGGCGGGCTGATCAACTGGTTAACGGGCAGCTTGTATTTTGCACCAGTGCAGTATGTCTCGCTGTACAACTCGACGAATTTGACTCTCACAGGAATTCGCGGACTGATCGCCCCCTTGGTTGGGGGATATCTACTTTCGGATCAGGGGCTGCACCTTGAACATAACATCTTCTGGGTCGGCGCAGGTCTCTTGCTGATCGCATCGCTCATCCTTGGTTCACAGATCATCTACGACCGCGGGCGGGGAATTCAATAG
- a CDS encoding polyprenyl synthetase family protein, translating into MAMVSDWEHLVSIAPSDPRAKEMNRLSEKDDLDKPVKRKKRRSTSHLKMVPETLELREAVKAAAEKYVEPLDKSRPFLKGELEHHSRTLLEQMELPQKFLGFAMVLIGNFFWRRQFLAVPFERRLLLLPHCLKHAEGCPAEYDEFGLDCETCGACSIADYKVKAEKLGYKVLVAEGSPVVLKIIIAGYVDGILGVACLNVLEKAIDKVLIAGVPSYAVPLHSGDCKNTKLDEAWIWEVLEQYEPLPEPTTASYLPLMRSANDLFEDRFEEYLPRQRSGNDKSGPLAFTETEAYQFLQHGGKRFRPFVTLAAYYALHPEASEQMLVTNTEKWEIPISVGRVAMAIEAFHKASLVHDDIQDEDQYRYGNDTLHRQYGIGQAINIGDYLIGLGYRLLALGRDELDAAIVADIQGKMAEAHLKLSDGQGAEMAWSSGDASALTPIEALQIYALKTSPAFEAALYAGVRMAGAIEQYAELISNYCRQVGVGFQILNDLNDWRGDGHNKLVAGQDAAALRPTVLLALALQEAKGDQKSHLEAALDPKANPEVRVKTLQRLYRELGVFEKAEKLVERSRWRAQDLADEVKSDDFRQLLHFLVETILEDSAEDKSEPEPQSEVMVSLNVTSSN; encoded by the coding sequence ATGGCGATGGTTTCCGATTGGGAGCACCTTGTGTCGATAGCACCTTCTGACCCCCGAGCAAAAGAGATGAACCGGCTTTCTGAGAAAGACGATCTCGACAAGCCGGTCAAACGAAAAAAGCGACGCAGTACAAGTCACCTGAAGATGGTGCCGGAGACGCTCGAACTGCGTGAAGCGGTTAAAGCCGCTGCTGAGAAATACGTGGAGCCTCTCGATAAATCGCGTCCCTTCCTGAAGGGGGAGCTCGAACATCACAGTCGCACCCTGCTGGAACAGATGGAGCTTCCCCAAAAGTTCCTCGGGTTCGCGATGGTCTTAATTGGAAACTTCTTCTGGCGACGTCAGTTCCTGGCAGTTCCGTTTGAACGCCGGTTACTGTTACTTCCCCACTGCCTTAAACATGCGGAAGGCTGCCCCGCCGAATACGATGAATTCGGTCTCGATTGCGAAACATGTGGCGCCTGCTCCATTGCCGATTACAAAGTCAAAGCGGAGAAACTGGGCTACAAAGTTCTGGTGGCGGAAGGTTCGCCTGTTGTTCTCAAGATTATCATCGCCGGATACGTCGATGGTATTCTGGGCGTCGCCTGTCTTAACGTTCTCGAAAAGGCAATCGACAAAGTCCTGATCGCGGGGGTCCCGTCCTATGCGGTTCCTCTGCATTCCGGTGACTGCAAAAACACCAAACTGGATGAAGCCTGGATCTGGGAAGTTCTTGAACAATACGAACCCCTTCCCGAACCGACCACGGCCAGCTACCTACCGCTAATGCGGTCTGCAAACGATTTATTCGAAGATCGTTTTGAAGAATATCTTCCTCGCCAACGTAGTGGTAATGATAAATCGGGACCACTCGCTTTCACGGAAACAGAAGCGTATCAGTTCCTGCAGCATGGTGGAAAACGGTTTCGACCTTTCGTTACCTTGGCTGCATATTACGCTCTCCATCCCGAAGCTTCGGAACAGATGCTGGTTACCAATACCGAAAAATGGGAAATCCCGATCTCGGTTGGTCGCGTGGCGATGGCGATTGAAGCGTTTCATAAAGCGTCGCTGGTACATGATGATATTCAGGACGAGGACCAATACCGCTACGGCAACGACACCCTGCACCGTCAATACGGGATTGGCCAGGCGATCAATATTGGCGACTACTTAATTGGACTTGGCTACCGATTGCTGGCGCTAGGCCGTGATGAACTTGATGCAGCGATTGTTGCTGACATTCAAGGCAAAATGGCAGAAGCCCATCTCAAGTTGAGCGATGGTCAGGGTGCGGAAATGGCGTGGTCGAGTGGCGATGCCTCTGCACTGACACCGATTGAAGCATTGCAGATTTATGCTCTGAAAACATCCCCTGCTTTCGAAGCCGCGTTATACGCGGGCGTCCGCATGGCCGGCGCGATTGAACAGTATGCTGAGTTAATTTCCAACTACTGTCGTCAGGTGGGTGTCGGTTTTCAAATTTTGAACGACCTCAACGACTGGCGGGGCGATGGGCACAACAAGCTGGTCGCTGGTCAAGATGCCGCAGCCTTGCGTCCTACAGTCCTGCTGGCATTGGCATTACAGGAAGCGAAGGGGGACCAGAAGAGCCATCTGGAAGCCGCCCTCGATCCCAAGGCAAACCCGGAAGTGCGCGTAAAGACACTTCAACGTCTCTATCGAGAATTAGGTGTGTTCGAGAAAGCGGAAAAACTGGTAGAACGTTCTCGGTGGCGTGCTCAGGATTTGGCGGATGAAGTCAAGTCAGACGATTTCCGGCAGCTGTTGCACTTCCTGGTGGAAACCATTCTGGAAGACTCGGCCGAAGATAAGTCGGAACCCGAACCCCAATCAGAAGTGATGGTTTCGTTGAACGTCACTTCATCCAACTGA
- a CDS encoding M16 family metallopeptidase, protein MNEQQIHTEVLPNGLTLVMEKMPAVQSAAFTMLVPAGSIYDPQDEYGTSSVLADMLTRGAGDRNSRELSSDLDNLGLQRSESAGTSHITLSGATLADNLPEVLRIYGDIVLRPQIPDDQFEAAREGALQSLYALEDEPRQKIFSELKQRCIEKPWGRPNEGTIEGVEKLTNQTLKSHYQRNFRPNGAILGIAGNIDFKNVQEIVQQVFGDWKPQDPPALIPEETGPKWDHIEHDSAQTHIGISYDSITYSDPLYFAAWASVSILSGGMSSRLFTEVREKRGLCYSIYASHSSMKQLARVLCYAGTTNERAQETLDVTLAELQNLSTGITGAELDRCKARAKSSLVMQQESSYSRSSSIARDWHHLGRVTTLNEVQDQINALTVPRVEAFIESHPAEDFTILTIGPRMLEKRI, encoded by the coding sequence ATGAACGAACAACAGATTCATACCGAAGTGCTCCCGAACGGCTTAACGCTGGTCATGGAAAAGATGCCGGCGGTTCAGTCAGCCGCATTCACGATGCTTGTCCCTGCGGGCAGCATCTATGATCCGCAGGATGAATACGGAACCTCCTCCGTACTCGCCGACATGCTCACACGAGGCGCGGGCGACAGAAACAGCCGCGAGCTTTCATCCGATCTGGACAATCTCGGTTTGCAACGAAGCGAATCGGCCGGCACTTCGCATATCACATTAAGCGGAGCGACATTAGCCGACAACCTGCCCGAGGTTTTACGTATCTACGGCGACATCGTTCTTCGTCCCCAGATTCCAGATGATCAATTCGAAGCAGCACGCGAAGGGGCACTCCAGTCGTTGTATGCATTGGAAGATGAACCTCGACAGAAGATTTTCTCCGAGCTTAAACAACGTTGTATTGAAAAACCGTGGGGCCGACCGAATGAGGGCACCATCGAGGGCGTAGAGAAGCTGACGAATCAAACGCTGAAATCACATTATCAGCGGAACTTCCGACCCAACGGCGCGATCCTGGGTATCGCTGGGAATATTGATTTCAAAAACGTACAGGAGATTGTTCAACAAGTCTTCGGAGATTGGAAACCACAGGATCCTCCGGCACTCATTCCGGAAGAAACTGGGCCTAAGTGGGATCACATTGAACACGATTCTGCTCAGACCCATATCGGGATTTCATACGACTCGATTACCTACAGTGACCCACTTTATTTTGCGGCCTGGGCATCGGTCAGTATCCTTAGCGGTGGCATGAGTTCCCGCCTGTTTACAGAAGTCCGCGAAAAAAGAGGTCTGTGTTATTCGATCTACGCGTCTCATAGCAGCATGAAGCAATTGGCCCGTGTACTCTGTTATGCCGGCACGACTAATGAACGGGCACAGGAGACTCTCGATGTCACTTTAGCTGAGCTGCAAAACCTGAGCACCGGCATCACTGGGGCAGAACTGGATCGTTGTAAAGCGCGTGCGAAGAGTTCGCTCGTCATGCAACAGGAATCCTCTTACTCACGATCGTCCAGCATCGCTCGCGACTGGCATCATCTCGGTCGAGTGACCACCTTGAATGAAGTGCAGGATCAGATCAACGCGTTGACGGTTCCCCGCGTGGAAGCCTTCATCGAATCTCATCCCGCTGAAGACTTCACCATCTTGACCATCGGTCCCCGCATGTTGGAAAAACGGATATGA
- a CDS encoding Fur family transcriptional regulator, translating to MVSELKTPHGNKNDYLNSKLSEPETEELRLVLKEVGLRCTKARLTVIQELKQASVPVSHAELADKLVPLGFDKATVFRNLVDLADAGLLRRIELGDHVWRFEWIAQETGSDEHPHFLCIVCGDVSCLRDLAFELPQLASADVFGEVTEILLKGQCSKCLTAAT from the coding sequence GTGGTTTCTGAATTGAAGACCCCTCATGGGAATAAAAACGATTACTTAAACAGCAAATTGAGCGAGCCAGAAACTGAAGAACTACGACTGGTGCTAAAAGAAGTCGGTTTGCGTTGCACGAAAGCTCGCCTCACTGTTATTCAGGAGTTGAAACAAGCCTCTGTCCCCGTGTCGCATGCTGAACTTGCAGATAAACTAGTACCACTCGGTTTTGATAAGGCGACCGTTTTTCGGAACCTTGTTGATCTCGCCGATGCTGGATTGCTGCGGCGGATCGAATTGGGCGATCATGTTTGGCGTTTCGAATGGATCGCTCAGGAAACAGGGTCGGACGAGCATCCGCATTTTCTTTGCATCGTCTGTGGCGATGTCTCCTGTCTCCGCGACCTGGCGTTTGAACTTCCTCAACTGGCTAGCGCTGATGTCTTTGGCGAAGTAACCGAAATATTATTAAAAGGTCAATGCAGTAAATGCTTGACCGCAGCAACGTGA
- a CDS encoding prenyltransferase/squalene oxidase repeat-containing protein: protein MPDSFDQSRLRSAYIKAQEQLLQERTLQGWWEGGLSTSALATATAVVALEMVQRQLPNRDDQYQELITNGLRWLAEHQNDDGGWGDTVKSFSNISTSMLARAALEATGTTDKYASEVKQADAYIKRIGGVKAVIRRYGKDKTFSVPILTQCALADQVDWKQIPSLPFELACLPHRFYKTVKLPVVSYALPALIAIGQVRYHFARPWNPLTRIIRKLSRQRTLDKLVTLQPESGGFLEATPLTSFVTMSLAAMGQHEHPVVKKGVQFLVDSVRPDGSWPIDTNLATWVTTLSTNAVEGDVPEESRDTVLKFLLDQQYQTVHPYTNADPGGWAWTDLTGGVPDADDSPGAILAILNLNQTTNFKHDTEIRQSADLGVQWLLDIQNRDGGWPTFCKGWGALPFDRSSPDLTAHTLRALFRYQGTYADLWQSEADTRQLEKVENAIERGFGFLRRIQRTNGSWVPLWFGNQHADDEENPLYGTARVLAAWFELGRGEAVEAQRGLNWISNSQNESGGWSGQPGLPDSVEETALALEMLVVGNGSPEKIERGLDWLCSAVESERYRNPSPIGFYFAKLWYFERLYPLIFTVSALHRACHRFGISTSNR, encoded by the coding sequence GTGCCTGATTCCTTTGATCAAAGCCGCTTGCGCTCCGCATACATAAAGGCTCAAGAACAGCTCCTTCAAGAACGCACTCTTCAAGGTTGGTGGGAAGGAGGGCTTTCCACATCCGCACTCGCGACCGCGACCGCTGTAGTTGCGCTGGAGATGGTCCAACGGCAATTGCCGAACCGGGATGATCAGTATCAAGAACTGATTACCAACGGACTCCGCTGGTTGGCGGAACACCAGAACGACGATGGTGGTTGGGGCGATACGGTTAAAAGTTTCAGCAACATTTCCACATCGATGCTCGCCCGGGCCGCATTGGAAGCAACCGGCACCACGGATAAATACGCCTCCGAAGTGAAGCAGGCCGATGCCTACATTAAACGAATTGGTGGGGTCAAAGCCGTCATCCGTCGGTATGGAAAAGACAAAACATTTTCCGTTCCCATCCTGACTCAATGCGCACTCGCGGACCAAGTCGATTGGAAACAGATTCCCTCATTGCCATTTGAACTGGCTTGTTTACCACATCGTTTTTATAAAACAGTCAAACTCCCGGTCGTCAGCTATGCCCTGCCTGCCCTCATCGCCATCGGGCAGGTCCGCTATCATTTCGCTCGGCCCTGGAATCCGCTTACTCGAATCATCCGGAAACTGAGTCGGCAGCGAACGCTCGATAAACTAGTCACCTTGCAACCCGAATCGGGCGGTTTTCTGGAAGCGACTCCGCTGACATCATTCGTCACGATGAGCCTGGCGGCGATGGGACAGCACGAACATCCCGTGGTAAAAAAGGGGGTGCAGTTTCTTGTCGATAGCGTCAGACCTGACGGTAGTTGGCCGATTGATACTAACCTCGCCACCTGGGTGACGACGTTGTCCACGAACGCAGTCGAAGGCGATGTTCCCGAGGAATCTCGCGATACCGTCCTGAAGTTTCTCCTCGACCAGCAGTACCAGACAGTTCACCCCTACACCAATGCAGACCCAGGCGGATGGGCCTGGACCGATCTGACGGGCGGGGTTCCCGATGCGGACGACTCACCCGGTGCAATCCTGGCCATTCTGAATCTTAACCAGACGACCAATTTCAAACACGATACAGAAATTCGTCAGTCCGCAGATCTGGGTGTTCAGTGGCTACTCGATATTCAAAACCGAGATGGCGGCTGGCCGACTTTTTGCAAAGGCTGGGGGGCACTTCCATTCGACAGAAGTTCTCCCGATTTGACTGCGCATACATTGCGAGCACTGTTCCGATATCAGGGTACCTATGCCGATCTATGGCAGAGTGAAGCAGATACCCGGCAATTAGAGAAAGTAGAAAACGCGATTGAACGAGGGTTCGGGTTTCTCCGGCGGATTCAGCGGACAAATGGCAGTTGGGTCCCGCTCTGGTTTGGTAATCAGCATGCGGACGATGAAGAAAACCCGCTGTACGGGACAGCCCGAGTTTTGGCGGCTTGGTTCGAATTGGGAAGAGGAGAAGCGGTTGAGGCCCAGCGGGGTCTAAATTGGATATCGAACTCGCAAAACGAATCTGGAGGGTGGAGCGGACAACCTGGTCTTCCCGATTCGGTAGAAGAGACGGCACTCGCGCTGGAAATGCTGGTAGTTGGTAACGGATCTCCTGAAAAAATCGAACGAGGTCTCGACTGGCTCTGCTCGGCGGTAGAATCAGAACGATACCGCAATCCGAGTCCAATCGGCTTTTATTTTGCGAAATTGTGGTACTTTGAGCGGCTCTATCCGTTAATATTTACAGTGTCCGCATTGCATCGCGCTTGCCATCGTTTTGGGATTTCAACTTCGAATCGCTGA
- a CDS encoding ATP-binding protein yields the protein MAGKKLTVVISQAQGKHPVRSKLEEEVAGSLLMDPRVSISLIPNLYDMAADHTGLVFLRSLKGPFVLLGWQYPRALHWTLDRQQIPGHEGVTELIDDADEDEEELETEPSESIGSTKTPNRNIYCIDMRVSSNPQEYVDEIHRIFEEENQQPEENDQLVQLSFNPTSNGNRSTNGSSNGSTNGAHSNGSSQNGNSAPLFDLTQFILDPAKVEAASPQEEIALLKSAQPPIKRRWYPVIDYSRCTNCMECIDFCLFGVYGVDSIDRILVEEQDNCKKGCPACSRVCPENAIIFPGHKTPAIAGAEGEVAGLKIDLSKLFGGSDEDAVDLAVRERDAELMADGRELVGKSVGLSERYVGRSDNRERDDLDDLMDELDDLGI from the coding sequence ATGGCCGGAAAAAAACTAACGGTAGTCATCTCGCAGGCACAGGGTAAACATCCTGTCCGCTCCAAATTGGAGGAAGAGGTCGCCGGTTCCCTTCTGATGGATCCGCGAGTCAGTATCTCACTGATTCCGAATCTGTACGATATGGCCGCCGACCATACCGGGCTCGTTTTTCTGCGCTCGCTAAAAGGTCCATTCGTACTGTTGGGTTGGCAATACCCTCGCGCACTTCACTGGACATTAGACCGCCAGCAAATCCCCGGCCACGAAGGCGTGACGGAGCTGATTGATGACGCCGACGAAGACGAGGAAGAACTCGAAACGGAGCCAAGCGAATCGATTGGTTCCACAAAGACTCCAAACCGAAACATCTACTGTATCGACATGCGTGTCTCGTCCAATCCTCAGGAGTACGTTGACGAGATTCACCGAATCTTCGAAGAAGAAAACCAGCAACCAGAAGAGAACGACCAGCTTGTCCAACTCTCCTTCAATCCCACGTCCAATGGGAACAGATCGACCAATGGTTCTTCAAATGGATCCACCAACGGTGCCCATTCCAACGGTTCCTCCCAGAATGGGAATTCGGCTCCATTATTTGACCTGACGCAATTCATCTTAGACCCGGCGAAGGTCGAAGCCGCTTCTCCCCAGGAGGAGATTGCTCTTCTGAAATCAGCCCAACCACCGATAAAGCGTCGTTGGTATCCTGTCATCGATTACAGTCGCTGCACGAACTGCATGGAGTGTATTGATTTCTGTCTATTCGGGGTTTACGGCGTCGATAGCATCGACCGAATTCTGGTGGAAGAACAAGACAACTGCAAAAAAGGATGCCCCGCCTGCAGCCGAGTCTGCCCGGAAAACGCGATCATCTTCCCCGGACATAAAACCCCCGCCATTGCCGGTGCCGAAGGGGAAGTCGCTGGCCTGAAGATTGACCTTTCCAAATTGTTTGGTGGTTCGGATGAAGACGCCGTCGATCTTGCCGTTCGCGAAAGAGACGCCGAGTTGATGGCTGATGGCCGTGAGCTGGTTGGAAAATCGGTCGGCCTCTCCGAACGATACGTCGGTCGATCTGATAACCGGGAACGGGACGATCTCGACGACTTGATGGACGAGCTGGATGACTTGGGAATCTAA
- a CDS encoding SMP-30/gluconolactonase/LRE family protein, producing the protein MFAEENLFVAEPLTPEKSFTSGIEGPACDDVGNIYAVNYSERQTIGKTSPDGETEIFLKLPGKSVGNGIRFDQAGTMFVADYVGHNILKVDMKSRAVEVYAHSDEMTQPNDIAIMLDGTLFASDPNWSKDNGRVWRIDLDGSVVLAADNMGTANGIEVSPDGKTLYVNESNQLNIWKFTITDDKELVDKQLLKKFDDHGFDGMRCDIDGNLYVTRYGKGTVIKLSPAGELLQEIDVLGAKPSNICFGGPDGRTAYVTEVEHQRLVQFRVDRPALSWKRWQH; encoded by the coding sequence GTGTTTGCTGAGGAAAATCTGTTTGTTGCGGAACCGTTGACGCCGGAAAAAAGTTTTACCTCCGGAATCGAAGGGCCTGCCTGCGACGACGTTGGTAACATTTACGCAGTAAATTACAGCGAACGGCAGACCATCGGTAAGACGTCACCTGATGGCGAAACTGAAATATTTCTTAAACTTCCGGGTAAAAGTGTCGGCAATGGGATTCGCTTTGATCAGGCGGGAACCATGTTCGTCGCGGATTATGTCGGACACAATATTCTAAAAGTCGACATGAAGTCCCGGGCAGTGGAAGTGTATGCTCACTCAGATGAGATGACACAACCGAACGATATTGCGATCATGTTGGACGGAACACTTTTCGCCAGCGATCCGAACTGGTCGAAAGATAATGGTCGTGTTTGGCGAATTGATCTCGATGGATCGGTGGTTCTGGCTGCTGACAATATGGGAACAGCCAACGGCATCGAAGTCTCACCCGACGGGAAGACGCTCTATGTAAATGAAAGCAATCAACTGAATATCTGGAAGTTCACGATTACCGACGATAAAGAGCTAGTCGATAAGCAGCTATTGAAGAAGTTTGACGATCATGGATTCGATGGAATGCGGTGCGATATTGATGGCAATCTGTATGTGACGCGTTACGGAAAAGGGACTGTCATCAAGCTATCCCCTGCGGGTGAACTGCTACAGGAAATCGACGTGCTGGGTGCGAAACCGAGTAACATTTGCTTCGGTGGCCCGGATGGTCGAACAGCCTATGTGACGGAAGTCGAACATCAGCGACTGGTCCAGTTTCGGGTTGACCGGCCAGCTTTGTCTTGGAAACGGTGGCAACATTAA